From the Candidatus Hydrogenedentota bacterium genome, one window contains:
- a CDS encoding cobalamin-dependent protein (Presence of a B(12) (cobalamin)-binding domain implies dependence on cobalamin itself, in one of its several forms, or in some unusual lineages, dependence on a cobalamin-like analog.) translates to MRVVLLNSCVVSRPRDRMERQWSIAQVGTASIAAFLRERGCDVHVLDARLHKDTAETLAARVAGLKPAYVGMTAITEEICDAAAAAEAIKRRDHAITTVIGGPHATALSTQTLEEFDAFDVAVAGEGEIPMAELAGGRPMHAIRGIAYRGENGEPVATPPHEQTVPLDDLPLPAWDLFALHRYQAPVSVEFLRGCPFACSFCFRIHDRQVRYKSPARVLDELEYLARAYPVPEWYFSSNGSWPLGRRHATEICEGILSRGIRMRWCTSTRVDIVDEPLLALMQRAGCTFIDFGIESGDACLLGQSGKGTDPGQAEAAIKTCYRLGIETELDFVIGLPYETPQSLEKTRQLAIRLRPYSTLANFAIFVPFPGTRACEMAERSEGGVRVRTTDWREYTKQMGCAITHDAFPDGGLTRYQGRLYLTYYLGSPRKVLQLLRSRNGRRVLDVRRALQLLGRFLPR, encoded by the coding sequence ATGCGTGTGGTCCTGCTCAACAGTTGTGTTGTTTCCCGCCCCCGGGACCGCATGGAACGGCAATGGTCGATCGCGCAAGTGGGGACGGCCAGCATCGCGGCGTTCCTGCGCGAGAGGGGGTGTGACGTCCACGTCCTGGACGCCCGGTTGCACAAAGACACGGCGGAAACCCTCGCGGCACGTGTCGCCGGGCTGAAACCAGCCTATGTCGGCATGACGGCCATCACGGAAGAGATTTGCGACGCGGCGGCGGCCGCTGAAGCAATCAAGCGGCGCGACCACGCGATTACGACGGTCATAGGCGGTCCCCATGCGACCGCGCTCAGCACGCAGACGCTGGAGGAGTTCGATGCCTTCGATGTTGCCGTGGCCGGCGAAGGCGAAATCCCGATGGCCGAATTGGCTGGAGGCCGCCCCATGCACGCGATTCGCGGCATCGCCTACCGGGGTGAAAACGGCGAGCCGGTGGCGACGCCTCCGCACGAGCAGACCGTGCCCCTCGACGATTTGCCATTGCCTGCATGGGACCTCTTCGCATTGCACCGCTATCAAGCCCCGGTTTCGGTGGAGTTCCTGCGGGGGTGCCCGTTTGCATGCTCCTTCTGCTTCCGGATTCATGACCGCCAAGTCCGGTACAAGTCCCCGGCCAGAGTGCTCGATGAACTGGAATACCTGGCGCGCGCCTATCCCGTCCCGGAATGGTATTTCTCGAGTAACGGGTCGTGGCCGCTCGGCCGACGCCATGCCACTGAAATATGCGAAGGCATTCTTTCCCGCGGCATAAGGATGCGCTGGTGCACGTCGACGCGCGTGGATATCGTGGATGAGCCGCTGCTGGCCCTGATGCAGCGAGCCGGATGCACCTTCATCGATTTTGGCATCGAATCGGGTGACGCCTGCCTGCTGGGCCAATCCGGTAAGGGCACGGACCCCGGCCAGGCCGAAGCCGCCATCAAGACCTGCTATCGGCTCGGGATCGAGACCGAACTCGACTTTGTGATTGGGCTCCCCTATGAAACCCCCCAATCCCTTGAAAAGACCCGGCAGCTGGCCATCCGGCTCAGGCCTTATTCCACGCTGGCCAATTTCGCGATTTTCGTGCCGTTTCCGGGAACACGTGCCTGTGAGATGGCTGAGCGCTCCGAGGGGGGCGTCCGCGTAAGGACTACCGATTGGCGCGAGTATACCAAACAGATGGGCTGTGCCATCACACACGACGCCTTCCCGGACGGCGGCTTGACCCGCTATCAGGGGCGGTTGTACCTCACCTACTACTTGGGTTCACCCCGCAAGGTTCTTCAACTTCTGCGGTCCAGGAACGGCCGCAGGGTGCTCGATGTGCGGCGGGCACTCCAGTTGCTCGGGCGGTTCCTGCCCCGTTAA